GCGCTACAATTACTGCTAACTCTTTCTCAAAATTAATCAGCTTTTCTAACAACCCCGGCTGATCAAACCCCTTAGAAATATCTTCGGGAGATTGGATTTTCTGCACGCCTCGGCCATCATACCCAGCTCGCCCCAGTTTTTGCACGGCAGGCAGCATATCCTGATATTTTTCTAAGTCAGCTTGCTGTTCGGTGAGCACGAAGGGTGCCGTGGGAATGCCGTGTTGCTGATAAAACTGCTTTTGTTCCCGCTTATCCTGAATGAGTGCGATTACGTTAGGCTCAGGGTAGACTTTTTTTCCTTCTTCCTGTAGCTTTCGTAGTGCCTCGGTACTCACATTCTCTATCTCTATCGTTACTACATCGCAGTTTTGGGCGAATTTGTAAACGGTATCGGCATCCGTAAGTGAACCCTGGGTAAACTGAGTAGCAATATCCCGACAGGGAGCGTTAGCATCGGGGTCGAGTACGTGTACATCAATATTCAGATCAATCGCCGCCTGAATCAGCATCCGGCCCAGTTGCCCCCCGCCAACAACGCCTAAGGTTAGGTTTTTATAAATTGTGCTCATTGCGCTTTTATTTCTTCAAAATTACGGGTTTCTTTCGGTTATGCGATACGTCGGATTATTTCTCTGTGCGCTTTCTTTTTCATCTATCGTTTACGCCCAAAGTTTTCAGGCGTATGCCGAGTTAGGAATTAATGCTTCGCAAATTGATGGTGACGATCTATTTGGTTACAACCAGCCGGGACTACGGATTGGGGCACACGTAGCTTTACCCCTGGATAGCAGTTGGCTGGTTCGGGGTGGCATGGTGTTTAGTGGCAAAGGGAGTCGGCATGGGGAGCGCGATCTGATCTTTCAGATTATCCGGCTCAGCTATCTGGAGCTTCCCCTGGTAGCGCAGTACGCCTTACTAGAGCAAGTATCACTTACCGCTGGATTTACTGTAAATTATCTGATTGGGGCACAGCAAGACCTTGGCGGTGGTTTTGAAAGTTCTCGCGAAAATTATCGCAATATTGATGTTTGTTACACCGCCGGAGTTGTGTATAAACCCTTTGACAATGCCTCCTTCTCTATCAGTATTATCAATGGATTGGCTAGTGCCAGTTCACTAGAGTTCTTTCGTAACCGCAGTCTGGCGTTTTCGCTGTTTTATCATTTGTGAGGGGAAGGCATTAGCGTTCCATTGTGGTGCTCAGATGCCTAAACTTGATTAGTTTTCATGAATACGTGAACACCTGAGCACATTCTTCTTTTCAATTATAATTCGTAATTTATCCTCTATGAATTACTTCCTTTGCTTCAGCTTCTTGGTAGTCACTTCGCTGTTTTCAATACCTATCCGAGAAAAACCAACTCAGGCTCAAAATGCCCCCGACAAACCAAATGTCTTATTTATCGCGGTAGACGATCTGCGCCCTGAATTAGGCTGTTACGGAAAAACGGCGGTGATTTCGCCCAATATTGACCGCCTGGCTTCGCAGGGTACATTATTTAACCGGGCGTATTGTCAAATTCCGGTATGCGGGGCTTCCCGGGCGAGTCTACTTACGGGTTTACGTCCGAATCGAAATCGGTTTTTGAATTACAAGACTTGGGCGGATAAAGATGCTCCCGAAGCAGTAACCTTGCCGCAGCACTTTAAAAATAATGGTTACTATACTGTTTCTAACGGAAAGATTTTTCACTACCAGGACGATAAGCTAGAAAGCTGGAGCGAGTTACCGTGGCGAGCTCGTGACCCTAGCAATGACTGGCGCAACTATGTGACTGAAGCGGCTCAACAGATTGCGATTGATCACGGTAACGGAAAAGGCCCAGCCTTTGAGCAAGCTGATGTACCCGATACAGCTTATTTCGACGGAAAAATTGCGGCTAAAACGATTGCTGACTTAAAACGCCTAAAGGAACAAGATCAGCCATTTTTCTTAGCTGTCGGCTTTCTAAAACCGCATTTGCCCTTCAATGCACCGTCCCGATACTGGGATTTGTACAATCCGCAAAATCTCCCTGAAGCTTCTAATCCATTTCCACCGGAAAGCGCCCCGGACGCTGCAATCCATAACTTTGGTGAACTAAGGAACTACGCAGGAATTCCTCCTGAAGGCGCGCTAAACGAAAGTATGGCAAAGCTAATGGTTCACGGTTACCACGCCTGCATTAGCTATACCGATGCCCAGATTGGCAAATTACTGGATACCTTAGAAGAGTTAGATTTGGCTGATAATACGATTGTGGTGCTGTGGGGCGACCATGGTTGGAACCTGGAGGAACACGGGCTGTGGTGCAAACACTGCAACTTTGAAACTTCTCTTCGCGCTCCGCTACTTATTAAAGCTCCCGGTTTACCCGCCGGGCAGCGCACCGAAGCCCTCACCGAATTTGTCGATATTTACCCTACACTCTGTGAATTATCTAACTTAGCCCAACCGCAGCAACTAGAAGGTACCAGTTTGGTTCCACTACTTTCTCAGCCTAATACATCCGGTAAAGAATATGTATTCAGCAAGTATCACGAAGGCTTTACCGTGAAAAATGACCGCTACCGCTATACCGAGTGGAGCAAAGACGATGGTGAAGTATACGCCCGAATGCTGTACGACCATCAGCAGGATTCGTTAGAGAATGTAAATATTGTAGATCTGCCAGAAAATAAGGAGATCGTAAAGGGGTTACAGCAACAACTTCGTAAAATGTATCAGGAAGATTTCATGAAATGAAATTGGGATTGCGACTTTTACCTGGTTCAATGGATCTATTGTTCTATTGTTAAATCACTGGTTGGTTACTAGCTTACAATGATAGTCATCAATCATTACTCATCAGTCATTACTCATCAGTCATTATTCATTATTAACTGTTCGCTGTTAAATCCTCCTTTTGCCTAGTTTGATAGCTGCTACGTCTTCCAGACCAGCCCAAAGCATATCGGGCAGTTTTGTTTCCTGCGATAGCTTCTTGCGTAAATAGTGAAAAGTATAAGCCGAGGCCAACGCGCTTGATGCTCCTACGCTTCCTCCCAACCAGCGATTTTCGCGCGAAAGTACGGCTAACGTAGTTCCTACCAAAGCTCCCGATAGTCCTCGCCCTATCAGTCCGGTAGGGTCAGTTCGGCTAGGGGTCATCGGTAGCTTATCGCCAATCAGCTCTCCGGCAGCCAACACTTTTAAAATATTCGCCGTTGAACCGGACTGCATAAAACGTAAGTTTGTTCGGCGCAATCGCTTAGGCCGTCTATTCTTAAGACTGCCACTAAGTAAAGCCGGAGCCAGCATTGTACGCATTCCGGCCACAATTCCCAGTGCTACAATCTGATTTAATACGCGAGTGTTCATAGGTTACCGTTGTTAAAAAAATACACTTGTTTGAACTATAACCCGAAAGATACCAAATGTTTTAAAGTACGTATGAATAAGTCCGGGTAAATCGTACTTTACTATCCAACAGCTATTTATACTTGTTTTCATAATTATGGATTTATCATCAAGCGTTCAGCTACGGCAGCAGCTCGTAAAACATTTAGAAGGCGGAGAGGCATTTGTCCCCCTGGATACTATCGTTCATAATATTCCTTTTGATAAGCTCGGAATGGTTCCGGACGGTTTACCGTATTCTTTGTGGCAACAGTTCTATCATTTGCGCTACACGCAACTCGATATTCTAGAGTTCTGCCGTAACCCTACCTACGCTTCGGTGAAATGGCCGGACAACTACTGGCCGAGTGAAACAAAGCCGGAAGATTGGCAGCAATGGAACCGCATTGTCAACGCCTATTTCTCAGAGAGAAGCGAACTAGCTGAATTAACTACTAATCCTAAAAATAACTTAATGAAACCCCTCTCGCATGGTGAGGGACAGATGCTGCTACGAGAAGTTTTGCTGGTTATTGAACATACTGCCTACCATACCGGGCAGATACTGATCATCCTTCGTCTGTTGGGTGAGTATGAATAACAATGAACCGTTGACAGTGGATAATGTACAATGACTGATAACAATCGAGTCATCAAGTAATTTTACCTTCTAACAACAACCCGCTATTGGCAAAAAATCAGGCGATTATGTTAGTATATGCTACTACTTTCCTGATACTTTTCCGGGTTGAATCGGTACAGATGCCCCGGTCGGTGCGAAACGTTCTTTTCAAGTTCATCGAGTCGCTCAATGTAAGGTAGTTTCAGGATTTTCTTTCGGAAGTTGCGGTTATCTATTTTGATATTGTACAGTGCTTCGTAGAATCTTTGCAATTGATTTAAGGGAAATTTGGTTGGTAATAAATGATAAGCAATAGGTTCTAGCTTTACCAATTCCTTAATTTTCTCAGAGGCAAAAGCTACTTTTTCGCTGTGATCAAATGGTAATGGTGGAACTTCTTTGAAAGGAAACCACCTTGAAGTTTGTTGCTGACCTGATTCTGTAAGCTCTTCAAATTTGATGAATGAATAATAGGCTACTGAAGCAATTCTATTGTCCTGAGTGATATCGGTCAAGCTGTACGCTTTTAGTTGCCGCAGATAAACATTCGCCATTCCTGTTTCTCGCTGAAGAATGGATGAGGCAGTTTCTTCAAAGCCTTCAGTCTTTTTTATAAACCCACCGGGCAAAGCCCACTCTCCCTTCTGAGGCATATTGACCCTTTTGGTGAGCAAAATTTTTAGCTCATTGAGCTGGCTATCATACCCTATAATCACACAATCTATCGCTATTTTGAAATACATCATTTTGTTTACGTATTTTTTACGCTAACTTAGCGTTATATTTACGCTTACATATTTTAAAGATGAGAACTAAACCTGTTATTATGGATCACGACGGCTCGGCCGACGATTTCCTTTCTTTGATTTTACTGCTACTGATGAGGCACGTTGATCTGCTTGGAGTTAGCATAACTCCCGCTGACTGTTACCTCGAGAATGCATTAGAAACTACCCTAAAGCTACTTACGAAAGCCAAAAGAACCAATATTGAGATTGGAATTGGGCATGTTCACGGCATCAACGCCTTTCCGGCTGATTGGCGAGCCCGTCCAAAAGTTTTAAATGCTCTTCCCGACTTAATTGGTATTGATACTAACTCAAGCCCATTAGATTTCCGAACTAGTCAGGAAATGATCATTGAAAAACTGCTAACTGCTCAAGAAGCGGTCACCGTACTAATGACCGGGCCGTGTTCTAACTTAGCCCACGCTATTGAGCGAGAACCGAAAATACTGAACCACATCGCTGAAGTTATCTGGATGAGTGGAGCCTTTGACGTGCCCGGTAATGTATTGACCTATAATCACGATGGCACTGCCGAGTGGAATGTATTTTGGGATCCTATCTCCGCTAAATCATTACTAACACATCAAATACCCATTATTTTTATACCACTTGACGTAACCAACCACGTACCCGTAACCATTGATTTTTTAAAGAAACTGGCGAATCAATCGTCTGATTCCTGGGCAAATTTAGCCGGACAATTTTGGGCCACTACCCTAGATACCATTCCCGCTTACGAGTACACCTATTTTATGTGGGATGTGCTGGCGACCAGCTTTCTAAGTATTCCTGAAGCCTTTACGCTGGAGGAAGTAGAAGTTGATGTAGTAACTCAAGGTGCGTCGGCAGGAAGAACGTACCGAAAAGCGAATTCTGGCTATCACGCTAAAGTCGCTACCGATGTTAACAAAAAGTTATTTTACGACTACCTGTTGGAGGTACTTTCTACTGCATGTTGATACACTTAGCTTTTTCTACCGCTCTTCATTATTGGAGCAATTGTTTGCTCACTAGCTTACCACTTCTCTTTGTCTCAGGTCATTATCGTTATCAAAAATGACCATAACCCAGCTGAAGTAAAGCAGCAGGCGGCGTACTACGCCCACGCCTTAGGCATTGATGCGAACGTATATATTCTGATTAGCTTTAGCCACCGAGTACCCCGAAATTTGGGAGGCTTCACCCGCTATCGGGATTCTCGACCTGAGGGAGGCGGACACTAAATACACATTACACTCAGCCGAAAGGCCGGACGTTCCTCTCAAATACATACGTTGGCACATGAGATGGTACACGCTCAACAACTTATTGAGGGACGCTTGGTACAGTGTGACCTAGCTCACTACCGTTGGAAAGATCAGGCTTGTGAAAAAGTAGCTAATATAGCTTACCTTGATCGCCCCTGGGAAAAAGAAGCGATGGAGACCGGAGCAGCACTATACAACGCTTACCGGAGTAAATTTTTAGCCCTATCTCCTGTTCAGCTTCCGGAATAAATTCAAATGTTATTTTTCAAGCAGTCTAATCAATGCCTCTTTGGTATCCTGGTAACTCCCGTATCTGCTTTTCAATGATTTCCAACTTTTTACTTAAACGCGGCATTTTTGTCTATGCACTGACCAGGACTAGCATCTCTTTGATCTAGAAGCTCTTTGCACTCTTTCAACGTAGTTGAGTGGATGTTACCCTTCGGAATTTTGCAGCTAACCAGTACTGTTTTGTTTCTAGTGCCTAAAACCAGACGGATCGGATTTTTCCTTCTTTGCAGTTATCTAGGCGGAATAATTGCAACTCGAGCATTGCACGATGTCAATCATATAGGTATTGCACTGACTATTCTATTATGGATAGGAATGTATTTTGAAGACAAAAAACTATTCAGCTTGGAAAATAATAAATCTGCCCAAATTTGAGAACTCAGAACGCCTGATAACACTATCGTGGCTGATGATTTGGCAATACATTGTTAAGAATAAGAACAGAGTGCTGAGGGCGGGAGTCGAACCCGCACGAGTGTTACCTCACACGCACCTGAAACGTGCGCGTCTACCAATTCCGCCACCCCAGCATGAATTCAAAATTAGGGATTTCCTCTAGGATGCACAAAAGATTTAGTTGCCAATCGCTATTCCCATCTTTTCCATCAGTTTGCTGGCGTTGAAGCTTTGACAAACTCCATCGTGTAGCTTATAATCAAAAATAATTTCATCACCCGCAATGGTGCTGGTAAAGTTATAATTCCGCAGATTGGGTAGTTCGTCGGCCAATTTTCCTAGTTCCAGGTCATGCGTTGAGACGAAACCAGAAGATACTAATTTTCCCAGCTGCTTAATCAGCGAGGCGGCTCCGTGGTGACGGTCGTGGGAGTTGGTTCCTTTCAGAATTTCATCCAGCATAAACAGCACGGGTAATTGGGGGGCTTCCAGCATGGTGAGTAACTGCCGCAACCGTTGCAATTCGGCGTAAAACGAAGACACATTTTCTTCCAGCGAATCTTGGGTACGCATACTGCTGAAGACCTGCATCACCGCTACTTCAAATTGCTGGGCGCAGACCGGAGCTCCGGTTAATGCCAGCACCATATTCGTTCCTACTGTTCGCAAAAAAGTACTTTTTCCCGACATGTTTGATCCGGTGATGATATTGATTGTGCCCCGCCCCTGCATAGCAAAATCGTTGCTGACTCGCTGCTGAGGGGGAATAAGGCAGTGCCCCATCGCTTCGGTACGAATATAGTGTCGCTCACCCGAAATGGCGGGAAACGTGAAGTCAGGCTGGGCGTAGGCAAAGCTGGCAATGCTATCCAAAGCTTCCACTTCACCCATGCTGTTGAGCCAGGCTTCAACATGATCTTTCGTTTGGGCTTTCCAGCGGTCAGCTCGTAGTAGCCAGTGCACATCCAACAGAAAGATAACATTTAAAATATGGTACATCATGTTACCTCGCGCATCGAAATTTGATAAGATATAGCTTAGCTCCTTTATCGAGGCCGAAGCCGATTTACCATCGCCCTTTAATTCATTCTGCAATGATTGTAGCTTTTCCGATTGAAAAGACTGTTGCTCTACGCCTTCCATCATATATCGATAGGCCTGTAGCGTAGTCACACTTTTATTAGTCTGCTGATGGACTTTCTCCGCTGCTTTAGCCGTGGTGCCAACGATGGCCATATTCACTAAAATGACAATCATTGGTATGTACCACTGTACCGTGGGCAGAACAAAAGCAGCCACAATTAAAAGAACTGCCAATGCACTGAAGGCGTACTGTACTATCTGATAAACCTTTTGGTTACTGACCGCCGGTGGAGAAGAAGCCCAAGCCAACAATTGTTGAATATCTTCTTGGGTAGTGTCTACCTGTCGTCCGTGCGCTTGCTGAGCCTGTCGCCAGTCTAGTTGGTCTTTTAGCTCCGCTACGGCTGCCTGCCGAGCCTCAATTTCTGGTTTAGCTGCCGGTTGCCTCAGCCAATCCGCTAGAAAGTCTTTTCCCTTCCGGGTAGCACTGCGGTTAATAAGTTGGAACAAAGAATGTTCACCGAAAACATCTAAGTCACCGGAGTAGGGGTGGCGGGCATCTTGGTAGGTCTCGCCCGAATCAAATGAATGAAGCTGGTAATTTAGTCGGTGCAGTTCCTCTTGATTGATAGTAGATAACCGCTCGCTATGTTCGTATTTTTGCTTAATACGTTGATGCCAGCGAATAATCAACACAAACCCAACGACTGATACTACTAATGCAATGATAAACAAATCGGTAAGGCGAGCATTAGCCAAATAGACAATGCTGATAATGGCTACCACAAAGAATACGATTCTCAGTATAGAAACCTGGTTGTATTTTTTCTGTAGTATCTGAGCTTGCTGCTGAAATTCAGAAAGGCGACTTTGAAATATTTCTTCTACTGACTTCTTCATGATAATGATTAATGAGTAACGAATGATGATTAGTGAATAGTGGCAGTAATAATGGATTTTCTGATACCCATTAGTCATTACTCACTATTCATTAGTCATTATAATTAGTGGTAAGTTTCTAAAATCCATCCGCTATTCCCAAATCTTATTGTATCTTCACGGTTCTGAATAATTGATTTATGTCTTTTTCTAGCTCCACCACCGAAGCCATTCCTACTACTTTCTCTCCGCAGGGAGTAGACCTTACGCAGGTTTGCCAGCAGTTTGGTACTCCACTTTACCTATACGATGCGGATGTTATTATCCGGCAGATTAATACGCTCAAAAACGCTTTTACCTACTCTAAAGTAAAGTTCAAATACGCTGCCAAGGCACTGACCAACATCTCAGTACTAAAATTAATTCGCCAGCAAGGTATTGATCTGGATGTAGTTTCTATTCAGGAAGCCCACATTGGTTTGAAAGCGGGTTTTTCAGCCCAGCAAATTATGTACACTCCTAGCGGAGTGCCCTTTTCCGAAATTGATGAGGCGATTGCGCTGGGAGTGCAGATGAACGTAGATAGCTTACCGTTGCTACGCTATATCGGTGAACGTTACGGCAATACGGTTTCCTGCTGCCTTCGGCTAAACCCAGACATCCGAGCGGGTGGCCACGCCAAAATTTCGGTAGGGCATAACGAATCTAAGTTCGGTATTGCGCTATCGCAGCTAGATTTAGTAGTAGATGTGGTTAAGCAGTACGGCATCACGATCAACGGACTGCACATTCACACCGGTTCTGATATTAAAGACCCCGAGGTATTTGCTCAGGGTGCCCAACGATTGTACGCGGCTGCCCAGCATTTTCCTGATTTGCAGTTTATTGATTTCGGTAGCGGCTTTAAAGTAGCTTATAAAGAAGGTGATGTGGCTACTGACATTCCTCAGTTGGCTCGCCTAATGGAAGACTCGTTTCAGGAGTTTTGCCAGCAGTACGGAAGGGAACTAGAAATGTGGTTTGAACCGGGAAAGCTCATCGTTAGCGACTCCGGTTATTTGCTGGCTGAGGTCACGGTAGTCAAAGAAAACCCAGGGATTAACTTTGTCCACCTAGATACGGGACTAAATCATCTCATCCGCCCCATGATGTACGAAGCATACCATGAAATTGTGAATGTGACTAATCCTGATGGAGATTTACAACCCTACCATGTAGTGGGTTACATTTGCGAAACTGATACTATCGCGGAAAACCGAATGCTACCACAAGTGCGACAGGGTGATATTGTGGCTATCAAAAATGCGGGTGCTTACGGTTTTAGTATGGCATCCAACTACAACGCCCGTCTACGACCTGCCGAAGTACTTATTCATCAAGGTGAAGCTAAGCTAATTCGCCAGCGGGAAACGATGGATGATATTCTACAGAATCAAATAGAAATATCGTTATGAACAGTTGTTCATTTTTAACGTTTTCTCTCAGCGATACACGAAAGAAAAGCCAGCGAGGGAAATCTCCTTCACTCGTTCCGCGGTGGCTCTTTTTAAAAAACGGAGAAAACAAAACTGTATTCTCTTCCTTTGGGATAAAAGCATCGAGCAATTTTGAGAACGGAAGCAATTTCCCCTTAGAAAAAGGGGGTAAGGGAGATTTAAGGAAATTATCTTACTACTGTTTATTAGTAACCTTTCTTGCTTTATCGTTCACCCCAACCCAAGCCCAAGAAAAATTTCGTTCGTTCAATATTGGATTTGGTTATACCTTACCGAAATTTCTCGACGAAAGCTTTTCGGTACAGCGCTACCAAGGTCACGCAGCTTCGGTGGTGGG
This region of Tunicatimonas pelagia genomic DNA includes:
- the purK gene encoding 5-(carboxyamino)imidazole ribonucleotide synthase, with the protein product MSTIYKNLTLGVVGGGQLGRMLIQAAIDLNIDVHVLDPDANAPCRDIATQFTQGSLTDADTVYKFAQNCDVVTIEIENVSTEALRKLQEEGKKVYPEPNVIALIQDKREQKQFYQQHGIPTAPFVLTEQQADLEKYQDMLPAVQKLGRAGYDGRGVQKIQSPEDISKGFDQPGLLEKLINFEKELAVIVARNSSGEIKAFPVTEMVFHPEHNLVEYLFAPANISSEIAQKATDLAKQVIEKLNMTGLLAVELFLTRDGEILVNEVAPRPHNSGHHTIEGNAISQYAQHLRSILDLPLGSTDTLIPAAMVNLLGEDGYTGEAQYQGLDKVLAVEGINVHLYGKKLTKPFRKMGHVTILDQNLDQLKEKTQFVKEHLKVRA
- a CDS encoding outer membrane beta-barrel protein, which translates into the protein MRYVGLFLCALSFSSIVYAQSFQAYAELGINASQIDGDDLFGYNQPGLRIGAHVALPLDSSWLVRGGMVFSGKGSRHGERDLIFQIIRLSYLELPLVAQYALLEQVSLTAGFTVNYLIGAQQDLGGGFESSRENYRNIDVCYTAGVVYKPFDNASFSISIINGLASASSLEFFRNRSLAFSLFYHL
- a CDS encoding MutS-related protein; the encoded protein is MKKSVEEIFQSRLSEFQQQAQILQKKYNQVSILRIVFFVVAIISIVYLANARLTDLFIIALVVSVVGFVLIIRWHQRIKQKYEHSERLSTINQEELHRLNYQLHSFDSGETYQDARHPYSGDLDVFGEHSLFQLINRSATRKGKDFLADWLRQPAAKPEIEARQAAVAELKDQLDWRQAQQAHGRQVDTTQEDIQQLLAWASSPPAVSNQKVYQIVQYAFSALAVLLIVAAFVLPTVQWYIPMIVILVNMAIVGTTAKAAEKVHQQTNKSVTTLQAYRYMMEGVEQQSFQSEKLQSLQNELKGDGKSASASIKELSYILSNFDARGNMMYHILNVIFLLDVHWLLRADRWKAQTKDHVEAWLNSMGEVEALDSIASFAYAQPDFTFPAISGERHYIRTEAMGHCLIPPQQRVSNDFAMQGRGTINIITGSNMSGKSTFLRTVGTNMVLALTGAPVCAQQFEVAVMQVFSSMRTQDSLEENVSSFYAELQRLRQLLTMLEAPQLPVLFMLDEILKGTNSHDRHHGAASLIKQLGKLVSSGFVSTHDLELGKLADELPNLRNYNFTSTIAGDEIIFDYKLHDGVCQSFNASKLMEKMGIAIGN
- a CDS encoding DinB family protein, giving the protein MDLSSSVQLRQQLVKHLEGGEAFVPLDTIVHNIPFDKLGMVPDGLPYSLWQQFYHLRYTQLDILEFCRNPTYASVKWPDNYWPSETKPEDWQQWNRIVNAYFSERSELAELTTNPKNNLMKPLSHGEGQMLLREVLLVIEHTAYHTGQILIILRLLGEYE
- a CDS encoding DUF4126 family protein — protein: MNTRVLNQIVALGIVAGMRTMLAPALLSGSLKNRRPKRLRRTNLRFMQSGSTANILKVLAAGELIGDKLPMTPSRTDPTGLIGRGLSGALVGTTLAVLSRENRWLGGSVGASSALASAYTFHYLRKKLSQETKLPDMLWAGLEDVAAIKLGKRRI
- the lysA gene encoding diaminopimelate decarboxylase encodes the protein MSFSSSTTEAIPTTFSPQGVDLTQVCQQFGTPLYLYDADVIIRQINTLKNAFTYSKVKFKYAAKALTNISVLKLIRQQGIDLDVVSIQEAHIGLKAGFSAQQIMYTPSGVPFSEIDEAIALGVQMNVDSLPLLRYIGERYGNTVSCCLRLNPDIRAGGHAKISVGHNESKFGIALSQLDLVVDVVKQYGITINGLHIHTGSDIKDPEVFAQGAQRLYAAAQHFPDLQFIDFGSGFKVAYKEGDVATDIPQLARLMEDSFQEFCQQYGRELEMWFEPGKLIVSDSGYLLAEVTVVKENPGINFVHLDTGLNHLIRPMMYEAYHEIVNVTNPDGDLQPYHVVGYICETDTIAENRMLPQVRQGDIVAIKNAGAYGFSMASNYNARLRPAEVLIHQGEAKLIRQRETMDDILQNQIEISL
- a CDS encoding sulfatase translates to MNYFLCFSFLVVTSLFSIPIREKPTQAQNAPDKPNVLFIAVDDLRPELGCYGKTAVISPNIDRLASQGTLFNRAYCQIPVCGASRASLLTGLRPNRNRFLNYKTWADKDAPEAVTLPQHFKNNGYYTVSNGKIFHYQDDKLESWSELPWRARDPSNDWRNYVTEAAQQIAIDHGNGKGPAFEQADVPDTAYFDGKIAAKTIADLKRLKEQDQPFFLAVGFLKPHLPFNAPSRYWDLYNPQNLPEASNPFPPESAPDAAIHNFGELRNYAGIPPEGALNESMAKLMVHGYHACISYTDAQIGKLLDTLEELDLADNTIVVLWGDHGWNLEEHGLWCKHCNFETSLRAPLLIKAPGLPAGQRTEALTEFVDIYPTLCELSNLAQPQQLEGTSLVPLLSQPNTSGKEYVFSKYHEGFTVKNDRYRYTEWSKDDGEVYARMLYDHQQDSLENVNIVDLPENKEIVKGLQQQLRKMYQEDFMK
- a CDS encoding NUDIX hydrolase; its protein translation is MMYFKIAIDCVIIGYDSQLNELKILLTKRVNMPQKGEWALPGGFIKKTEGFEETASSILQRETGMANVYLRQLKAYSLTDITQDNRIASVAYYSFIKFEELTESGQQQTSRWFPFKEVPPLPFDHSEKVAFASEKIKELVKLEPIAYHLLPTKFPLNQLQRFYEALYNIKIDNRNFRKKILKLPYIERLDELEKNVSHRPGHLYRFNPEKYQESSSIY
- a CDS encoding nucleoside hydrolase, which gives rise to MRTKPVIMDHDGSADDFLSLILLLLMRHVDLLGVSITPADCYLENALETTLKLLTKAKRTNIEIGIGHVHGINAFPADWRARPKVLNALPDLIGIDTNSSPLDFRTSQEMIIEKLLTAQEAVTVLMTGPCSNLAHAIEREPKILNHIAEVIWMSGAFDVPGNVLTYNHDGTAEWNVFWDPISAKSLLTHQIPIIFIPLDVTNHVPVTIDFLKKLANQSSDSWANLAGQFWATTLDTIPAYEYTYFMWDVLATSFLSIPEAFTLEEVEVDVVTQGASAGRTYRKANSGYHAKVATDVNKKLFYDYLLEVLSTAC